The Breoghania sp. L-A4 sequence ACGGCCTTCAATGCAAAGAAACACGAGATCATCGATGGCAAGGGCGTGCTCAACAACCGCATCTCCGAGCACATCTTTTCCAATCTGAACGCGATCGGGATCCCGACCCATTTCATCCGCCGGCTGAACATGCGCGAGCAGCTCATCCGCGAGGTGGAGATCATCCCGCTTGAGGTCGTGGTGCGCAACGTCGCCGCGGGCTCGCTGGCCAAGCGCCTGGGTCTGGATGAAGGCACCCAGCTGCCGCGCTCCATCATCGAATTCTACTACAAGAACGACGAGTTGGACGACCCGATGGTCGCCGAAGAGCACATCACCGCGTTCGGCTGGGCGACACCGCAGGAAATCGACGACATCATGGCGCTGGCCATTCGCGTCAACGACTTCCTCTCCGGTCTGTTCCTGGGCGTCGGCATCCGGCTTGTCGATTTCAAGATCGAATGCGGGCGTCTGTGGGAAGGCGAGATGATGCGCATCGTCGTCGCCGACGAGATTTCCCCCGACAGCTGCCGTCTGTGGGACGTCAAGACCGACGACAAGATGGACAAGGACCGCTTCCGCCGCGACCTCGGCGGGATGCTGGAAGCCTACCAGGAAGTCGCACGCCGTCTCGGCATCCTCAACGACAACGAGGAACGCCCGCACGGCTCCGGCCCGGTGCTGGTTCAGTAAGACGATCCCGCACCCGCGGCCTCCCGCCGCGGGTGCTGCCATTCGCCATTTTGGCGACCCATCGTTCAAGCGAACTCCCAATCAAGAGATACAAGATCCCATGAAGGCACGTGTGACCGTCACCTTGAAGAACGGCGTGCTTGACCCGCAGGGCAAGGCAATCGAAGGCGCGCTGCATGCGCTCGACTTCGGCGGCGTTGGCGGCGTGCGTCAGGGCAAGGTGTTTGACATC is a genomic window containing:
- the purC gene encoding phosphoribosylaminoimidazolesuccinocarboxamide synthase — translated: MDFLDRPRYVPMNRRRRIYEGKAKILYEGPEPGTLIQHFKDDATAFNAKKHEIIDGKGVLNNRISEHIFSNLNAIGIPTHFIRRLNMREQLIREVEIIPLEVVVRNVAAGSLAKRLGLDEGTQLPRSIIEFYYKNDELDDPMVAEEHITAFGWATPQEIDDIMALAIRVNDFLSGLFLGVGIRLVDFKIECGRLWEGEMMRIVVADEISPDSCRLWDVKTDDKMDKDRFRRDLGGMLEAYQEVARRLGILNDNEERPHGSGPVLVQ
- the purS gene encoding phosphoribosylformylglycinamidine synthase subunit PurS: MKARVTVTLKNGVLDPQGKAIEGALHALDFGGVGGVRQGKVFDIELEGTDTAKARTDLQAMCEKLLANTVIENYAIELM